From the genome of Setaria viridis chromosome 1, Setaria_viridis_v4.0, whole genome shotgun sequence:
TAGGATTCTTTAGCTCTAGCAACTGGGCACCAAACCCATGCTTGGTTAGCTCCTCTTTCAGTTTTGCAATGGTGAACTTTTTGTAACCATCTGGATTGCCACCCTTCGTATCCGTACTAACTGTGACGCTGTCTTCTCCCATATGAACAGAACCACCATCCTCATAGAGAGCCTTTAACGGGCTTGTGTTGCTTTTGGTTCTTTTTCTGCTCCTCTCCGGAGGATCAATGTCCATATCTTGAACAGAGTCCGCGCCTATTTCATTATCTCGCAGCCTTTTGCCACGAGTAGTTGTCCGGAGCTTGCTATCAAGCGCAGTTTCAACAAGACGGATAGATGTCAGCTCCTGATGGAGTATATCAAGTTTGCCTTGGGTGGATTGTAGCTGCAGAGATAACGCCTCTGCACGCTTATTGGCTTCAGCTCTAGCTGCACGTTCTGTTGCCAACAGACTCTCAAGGACATGGACAGTACTGGACCTTTGTTCATTGCTACGGCTCAGTAAATCATCCATTTCTTTCTCCCTCTCAGCAACCCTACTCTCAAGCAAAGTAACCTTGGACCAGGCATCAGATTCAGAATTACGCATCCTCTGAACTTCACCTAGTAGATTAACTTTTTCCTGCTCTAGTCTGTCAACCTGTCTCTGAATTCTCTCAATAACTGCTACCTTTTCCATCGATAACCGTTGTGCCTCATCCTTCTCTTTCTGGGATGCAATAGCCTCTGCTCGAGCAACATCAGCCAACTCGGTAGCTTTCTTTGCATCCCTTTCTGCAGACTTGTATCTTTGTTCTGCCTCGTCATATTTCTTACATTCAGATACAAACTTCTCCTCAAGATGCTTTTTTTCTTGTTCAAGCATTCTAGCTTGCTTTTCATATGATACTGCTCTATCTCTAAGGAATTCTAATTTGCTCATTAGTTCTTTGATTTCATCCTTCAAGCCTGCAGTTTCCTTGTTATGGCCCTGTGTTTTTGATTCTGCAACCTGAACAATGTTCAAGCATTAAAAAACTATCATTCACACATAACAGTAGGCTTCAATTGAAGGGAAGACTGAAAAGCTAAAAGAAAAGTCATCACTACCTGCAAACGCTCAGTCAACACACTTTCTTCACTCTCCGCTTGTCTAATCTTTGCAACTAACTTCCTTATTTCCTCTTCCTGTAAGAAATGAAACGTTGTCAAATACATGCAAAGATCATAACAAAAagcatcaaacaaaaaaaaaatagagataaCCTTTTCTTCCAAATGTGTGGCAAATTCTGCCCTTATAGCACCTTCTCTTTCTTGTGCAATCTTGTTAATTTGTTCTTGCACTGATGCTAATCTCTCCAATGCAGTTTTAGCCTGCAGAGAAGCAGTTTCATATTTCTTCTTCCATTCCGCAGCCTCCTCTTGAGCAGATGCTGCTTGTTCACGAGCTGCTCCCAACTTTCCCTCTGCGGAGCTGTATCTAGTCTCAAGAGATGCCAACTGAGCGACATATCTATCTTGCTCAGCGTTCTGCTGAGAAGAAGATTGCTCATACTTTGCCCTCCAATCAGTGCATTCATGTCGGACATGATCGAGTTCTTTAGATATGCTTACACAGCGTTCTTCTAATGTGCTACACTTGGTCCTCAAGTTAGCAAGATGTCCACTAAGATCAGAAGATGTTCTCTGTTTTTCACTTATCGCAGTTTCATAGCGCTTAAGATATTCAGATTTGTGTGCCTCATTAGCTTCAAGTTGCTTCTTTAAAAGTTCCAGTTGGTCTTCATTTGACCGACATCTTAGAGCAAAAGAAGTCTTCTCTGATTCAGCTTCATTTATTAACTTCAAACAGAGGTCCAATATAGGCCCTTCCAAACTGGAAGAAGCATAGTATCAGATCCTTGGATATGCCAATAAATCAACATATTGAAATGTAGAAACTAACAAAAAGTGTGGAGCTTTTCATTCAAATAGTAGATTAAGAAGGAGAATTGATGGGAAATATTTGAGTCAAATGCTAAGTTATGAACAAAATGGCTCCAGCTGAATCGTATTAATCTTGTGAAAATTTTATTGCCAGATACCACAATTAGTTGATATATGCGACATGTAGTGTATCCACACGTTGGACTTTAAAGTCAGTAATTAAGTGTAGAAAATAAAAATCCATAAAATTATCACTTAGAAACATTGTGTAACTGTCAGTTCTTGTTTTATCTATCTAGAAATATAAAACCCCACAAAGCGATACATTTGCAATAGACAGCATGTAAATTCCTCCACAAAGGTGTCCTATCACTCAGAATCGGGAGAAATTCAATAAAATAAGTGCTAATAACATAGAAAAATGTATAGTTTGAATCACTTGTGAAAATCAACATAATCTGGTAACGCACAACATTGGAGGTTGTTATCTCTGAACAAACAACATACTGTTTGAAAGAACATAAGCTGGTGACACAAACATTGAAGATTGTGGTCTTCTGAAAGGAACTAAGCCAAAAAGGTAACAAGGAATGGGCATGAAATTTCTAAAGCTCAGAGGCAGGACGAACCATTGTCTTAAAAAAGCTGCAAGCATTCTCCATTTGGCTGGGGCAGTACAAGAAGTTTCATACTCAGCAAGTGAAGCTTCCAGGACCTGCAAAATTTACTAAGTTACCTCAACATTAATAAAATAAAGGGGAGTGGAAACTTACTCAAATAACTAGTTCTACAAATGAACACAAAAAAAAGTTGTGCAGGGGTGTAGTCTAAGTAGCTATAAGCCTATAGAGCTCTTGGAAATTTGGACAGAACAATGGGTTGTCTCTCATATTTGGCCAAAACTCATAGCATAAATTTGCACATCTAACAACACAGGCAGCAGAAAAGGAAATGAACTGAAGAAAAAATCCATCATGCCTGTTATGACAAAAAGGTAATAATGGCTGCTTAGATAGATTGGATCACTAGTCCACTACACAGATTCATGCATGTCTTCCTGAACAAATACCTGAATCACAGCAGAAACTTTGACTCCAGGAGCAGTGCATGCCGCTCGGATCTTCTTTTCCATGTTTTGTATAGCGTTTGAGCACTGCTTGTCAGCCTCTAAGAAAGCATTCTTTTTGTAATCCTGAACCAATAGAACAGTTGCAAACCGATGCCAGTAAGCCACAAGAACAAGGAAAGAAATATCACTGAAACCATAGTTAAAAGAAACATAAAACTGGGCAGCTACTATCTCTTACTAGAGGAATTGAGCAATATTTTCAACAacaaaatatttaaaaaaacatgagcagaccccccccccccgccccaataaaaaacaaaacaacCCCAATTTGAATATAGCACACCCTAGGTACTCAGTATGTGTCAACACCAAGGAAACCAGGGTTCCCCGAGGAGGTGCTAAAAAGATAGGCCTCTTAACGCCTGGGGATTTCCCTCTAAAAAGGCCCATGTAAAAGGGGTGGGCCCAAGAGCAAAGCATCCTCCGAGCTGCTACAGTATCCTCTCCCGGGAAGGAACACGTGGCAGCCGCATGGCAGCTCCGGGACCCTCTCCCGGGGGCCTCCCAAGGGAGGACCCGGGAGGGCTCGCTTCGGGGTGAAGGAACGGTGGCGTGCGCCACCAGCCGGGCACAGCAGTCGAGGAGGTCAGGCTGACAGTCGCCCCCTCCCCGtaaaaacaccatcattacGACTATTGGGGCAGGGCTGAGCGCCTCGGGGGACAGCGTCCTATCCCGTCACATCCAACaggaggcgggcggcgccaCAACTGCGGCTGCGTTCACACGGCACCCGATCCCTCGTTCGCCAAGCGCAGGCCCTGCACCACGCTCCCGCGAAGGGCAAGGATTACCCGGGAAGGAATCTGGAGGTGGGGCCGGCGTGTCCTGGGAGATAAGGATCTAGTCCCGGGAGGTAAGGAATGGTAAAAACAAGGAAGTTACCCTTTTCAGGGTAAAATAGCAAGAAATGGTATATTAACAAGAAGCATGCAAGGCCTTGGGGACATACGAGTCAAGGGATGGCATGTCAGGACCAGCGGTCTGATGGTCAGAGCACTGTAGCAAGGTGTGCGGCCATTGGGCCGCCACTTTCACGTGTAAATACAGCAAGGAGGATTGGGGAACAAGCCAATCCACGCTTGCCGTGAATCTGGACCTCGCCTATAAAAGGACCACGCTTGTAATAAGAAAAGGGGGGAATTCAAATAACATAACACACAGGACATCAAGGTATTACACCtcctagcggcctgaacctatctaaaaacTCCTTTGAAGTGTAACCATCTGCAAATATCCCCCGTTGTCTCTCGAATCTCTTCACACGAACTAACCCCCAGACCGGATCTCTAAAAGGGGGTCCCATCGGATCCCCGCTCTCGGTGCTTGACCACCGTCAGTATGAGTTACAGTAATGCTACAGAACAGACGTCCGGACTCTTAAAAAAATTCGGATGCTCCGACacatgttgcaatagttaagcatcaatgttgcaactattgtttctaaatgtttcacagtgaatgttgcatgaaacatagtgctCATGTTGCGGCGGGATCCCagagtcgaacaacgtagtcatttttacacattattttttcatgttgcaaactGTGGTCGCTGATGTTGCACTaggtaatttttaatgtttcatCAGAGCGTCTGATGGGAAATTTCCCACCGGACGTCCAGGCGCTAGCAGCGCCGTATGAGTTATGAAGTCATTACTGTTTGTGTCAGGGTGGGTGGGCCTTGCAACCAAGGTTCCGTTATCACCGCGGTTGGTAAGGGTTAAGGCAGCATCCAGCACATGAACA
Proteins encoded in this window:
- the LOC117847575 gene encoding uncharacterized protein isoform X1, encoding MMQMLGLRGSASKDRGRGGDASPSSSSAAAGGAGTPRSPWTPASASSPRSPFAAEAGGEGGGGRPLRLVYCDERGRFRMDPEALAALQLVKGPVGVVSVCGRARQGKSFILNQLLGRSSGFLVASTHRPCTKGLWMWSAPIKRTALDGTEYSLLLLDSEGIDAYDQTGTYSIQIFSLAVLLSSMFIYNQMGGIDEAALDRLSLVTEMTKHIRVRANGGRSTASELGQFSPIFIWLLRDFYLDLVENDRKITPRDYLEIALRPLEGRGKDISSKNEIRESIRSLFPDRECFTLVRPLNNENELQRLDQIPLEKLRTEFQAGLDELTRFIFERTRPKQVAGTIMTGPVLAGVTQSFLDALNNGAVPTISSSWQSVEEAECRRAYDSAAEIYMSSFGHSRLAEEDALRDAHEAALRKALDAYNAAAVGTGISRAHYEKVLNNFCRKAFQDYKKNAFLEADKQCSNAIQNMEKKIRAACTAPGVKVSAVIQVLEASLAEYETSCTAPAKWRMLAAFLRQCLEGPILDLCLKLINEAESEKTSFALRCRSNEDQLELLKKQLEANEAHKSEYLKRYETAISEKQRTSSDLSGHLANLRTKCSTLEERCVSISKELDHVRHECTDWRAKYEQSSSQQNAEQDRYVAQLASLETRYSSAEGKLGAAREQAASAQEEAAEWKKKYETASLQAKTALERLASVQEQINKIAQEREGAIRAEFATHLEEKEEEIRKLVAKIRQAESEESVLTERLQVAESKTQGHNKETAGLKDEIKELMSKLEFLRDRAVSYEKQARMLEQEKKHLEEKFVSECKKYDEAEQRYKSAERDAKKATELADVARAEAIASQKEKDEAQRLSMEKVAVIERIQRQVDRLEQEKVNLLGEVQRMRNSESDAWSKVTLLESRVAEREKEMDDLLSRSNEQRSSTVHVLESLLATERAARAEANKRAEALSLQLQSTQGKLDILHQELTSIRLVETALDSKLRTTTRGKRLRDNEIGADSVQDMDIDPPERSRKRTKSNTSPLKALYEDGGSVHMGEDSVTVSTDTKGGNPDGYKKFTIAKLKEELTKHGFGAQLLELKNPTKKDILALYKKHVLCE
- the LOC117847575 gene encoding uncharacterized protein isoform X2; its protein translation is MELNTVFCYLTVRALMRMIRRKHDMFPLLQGTYSIQIFSLAVLLSSMFIYNQMGGIDEAALDRLSLVTEMTKHIRVRANGGRSTASELGQFSPIFIWLLRDFYLDLVENDRKITPRDYLEIALRPLEGRGKDISSKNEIRESIRSLFPDRECFTLVRPLNNENELQRLDQIPLEKLRTEFQAGLDELTRFIFERTRPKQVAGTIMTGPVLAGVTQSFLDALNNGAVPTISSSWQSVEEAECRRAYDSAAEIYMSSFGHSRLAEEDALRDAHEAALRKALDAYNAAAVGTGISRAHYEKVLNNFCRKAFQDYKKNAFLEADKQCSNAIQNMEKKIRAACTAPGVKVSAVIQVLEASLAEYETSCTAPAKWRMLAAFLRQCLEGPILDLCLKLINEAESEKTSFALRCRSNEDQLELLKKQLEANEAHKSEYLKRYETAISEKQRTSSDLSGHLANLRTKCSTLEERCVSISKELDHVRHECTDWRAKYEQSSSQQNAEQDRYVAQLASLETRYSSAEGKLGAAREQAASAQEEAAEWKKKYETASLQAKTALERLASVQEQINKIAQEREGAIRAEFATHLEEKEEEIRKLVAKIRQAESEESVLTERLQVAESKTQGHNKETAGLKDEIKELMSKLEFLRDRAVSYEKQARMLEQEKKHLEEKFVSECKKYDEAEQRYKSAERDAKKATELADVARAEAIASQKEKDEAQRLSMEKVAVIERIQRQVDRLEQEKVNLLGEVQRMRNSESDAWSKVTLLESRVAEREKEMDDLLSRSNEQRSSTVHVLESLLATERAARAEANKRAEALSLQLQSTQGKLDILHQELTSIRLVETALDSKLRTTTRGKRLRDNEIGADSVQDMDIDPPERSRKRTKSNTSPLKALYEDGGSVHMGEDSVTVSTDTKGGNPDGYKKFTIAKLKEELTKHGFGAQLLELKNPTKKDILALYKKHVLCE